GACGCTGGCTATGAAGGACGAAGCCGGAAAGGATTACATCCTTCGGACAAATACCGGAAACAGCATGACAAAAGGTGTGGAATTATATGTTGAATACAAACCGCTTTCAATCCAGCGTCAAAACGGAAGTAAAACTGAATTTTCAGTATTTACCTCGACGTCCTATTTTGACGCTTACTATATCAAAGGAAGCTCAATCCTGAACAACGAGAACCTGAATACAAAAGGAAATAAACTTGAAGGCGTTCCAACCTGGATCACTAGAAATGGATTACAATTTGCGCATAACACACTGTTTGCAACTTTACAGTATAGTTATGTAAGTTCTCTATTTTCAGATGCGCTTAATACAGTTGCGCCTTCCGCTAATGCGGCGAAAGGAAAAGTACCATCCTACGGTTTGTGGGATTTTAACGGAACGCTGAGAATTGCAAAAAGATATAATTTGAAATTTGGGGTGAACAACATCCTGAATAAGAGCTATTACACGAAACGCCCGACAATGTATCCGGGAGCAGGTATCTGGTCTTCTGATGGAAGAAGTATTGTAGTTTCGTTGGGTATTAAAATCTGACCCGAAAAGTAATTTTCGGTGTCAGATTTTTTTCTTAGGTTAATTAATTCAGACAAACGGCTGGTCACTGACTGGTCGTTTTCTTTTTTGTAAAAACCGAATTTGCTAAAATAAAATCTGATTATATAACAAGTAATGAAGTTCCATATCAATTCAGAAATATTCAAAATTAATCTGTATTTATCAATGTTTTTGATAAATATAAAAAATACAATTTCAATATAAAATACTATTTATCAGACTTTTGTACAATAATATTTACAAGTTGCTTATAACTATTATTGTAATGATGGCCGCCAGGAATTGTAACAAAACTTACCTCCGGATTTTTAATTTCCGATTTAATTTCCGGCTCTTCTTCTGAACCATAGAGACAAATAATTTTCAGGTTTTTGATCTTGTTTACCTCTGCCGAAACATCATATTGCCTTTTTCCGCGGGGCAGACTGAGCATATCTGAAATATGTATTTCAAAATCTGCTTCTGTGGCCGGAGATAACATGGCGAGAAGCTGGACGCTTTCACGTGTTGTTTTATCAAAATTGTTATAGACAAAAGGAAATGCATCAGCGCCAAAAGAATATCCTATCAGGATAATTTTATCCCGCTGCCATTTATTTCTATAAAAGGAAATAAGCTTTTCAACATCCACAGTTGTGGAAGCCGGAGTTTTTTCATTCCAGAAATATTTCAAGGCATCAAGTGCAACCACAGGCATTCCGTTATTGGCGAGTTCTTTGCAGAAAGCCTGATCAAAACTGGTATAACCTCCATCTCCTGTTATTAAAAAAACCATTGGTTTCTCGGGGTTGGATTTGGATGAAATAGCGTGAATAGGCAATTCTTTTAACTCGCTTTCATTGATCTCCTCCCGGTTGTTTTTTACTTCATCCTGCTTTTTTGAAATGATTTCAATGAAAGCCGTTTTTAATTGGGGCACCCAGTTTTTCTGAACAGAATACCCGTGTCCGACTTTTT
The nucleotide sequence above comes from Dyadobacter subterraneus. Encoded proteins:
- a CDS encoding AcvB/VirJ family lysyl-phosphatidylglycerol hydrolase produces the protein MRFKLILLLFVLSISVKAHVPDSLQYGIFGKLKVYQPLTSPKQLVLFISGDGGWNQGVIDMADNFVAMDAMVVGIDIRSYLKNLQNTRSACYYPAADLENLSKFIQKKYRYKNYVSPLLVGYSSGATLVYGILAQSPANTFCGALALGFCPDIQINKQLCAGSGLKSHSLGKGKGFYLEAAKNLQEPFIALQGMQDQICDFKTTASFLKQIPNAKLIALQKVGHGYSVQKNWVPQLKTAFIEIISKKQDEVKNNREEINESELKELPIHAISSKSNPEKPMVFLITGDGGYTSFDQAFCKELANNGMPVVALDALKYFWNEKTPASTTVDVEKLISFYRNKWQRDKIILIGYSFGADAFPFVYNNFDKTTRESVQLLAMLSPATEADFEIHISDMLSLPRGKRQYDVSAEVNKIKNLKIICLYGSEEEPEIKSEIKNPEVSFVTIPGGHHYNNSYKQLVNIIVQKSDK